Proteins from a single region of Primulina tabacum isolate GXHZ01 chromosome 5, ASM2559414v2, whole genome shotgun sequence:
- the LOC142547237 gene encoding protein BRASSINAZOLE-RESISTANT 1-like → MMWEAGGSISSSAAAGNGDGGRRKPSWRERENNRRRERRRRATAAKIYTGLRAQGNYDLPKHCDNNEVLKALCAEAGWVVEPDGTTYRKGCKPCPIKIGGISANITPSSSRNPSPPSSYFASPIPSYQPSPSSSLCPSPTRQNANDPFHPFAFLLNSLPASLPPLRISNSAPVTPPLSSPTRIPKNTFNLETLAKESMSAFNIPCFAASAPDSPTRTQRFKPEFAIPECDESDTSTVDSGQWMNFQAYANVTNLVPTSPTFNLVRSVAQRVPSKGATSNEEKCPEFDFENMAVKPWEGERIHEVGMDDLELTLGNGNTRT, encoded by the exons ATGATGTGGGAAGCTGGAGGATCGATATCTTCGTCTGCAGCAGCTGGAAATGGCGACGGAGGCAGGAGGAAGCCTTCTTGGAGAGAAAGGGAGAACAACAGGCGGAGAGAGAGGAGGAGGAGGGCAACTGCGGCTAAAATTTATACCGGGTTAAGGGCGCAGGGGAACTATGATTTGCCTAAGCACTGCGACAATAATGAAGTATTGAAAGCGCTTTGTGCTGAGGCTGGATGGGTCGTTGAGCCGGATGGCACCACTTATCGAAAG GGATGCAAGCCATGTCCAATAAAAATAGGAGGCATTTCGGCCAACATTACCCCGAGTTCGTCCAGGAATCCAAGCCCGCCTTCTTCATATTTTGCGAGCCCGATTCCCTCGTATCAACCGAGCCCCTCTTCCTCTTTATGCCCAAGCCCTACTCGTCAAAACGCCAATGACCCATTTCACCCATTCGCTTTCCTTCTTAACTCACTCCCTGCGTCTCTTCCTCCTCTCCGGATATCAAACAGTGCCCCTGTAACTCCACCTTTATCATCCCCTACCCGAATCCCCAAGAACACTTTCAATTTAGAGACCCTTGCCAAGGAATCCATGTCTGCCTTTAATATCCCTTGTTTTGCGGCTTCGGCCCCAGATAGTCCGACTCGTACCCAGCGTTTCAAACCAGAGTTTGCTATACCCGAGTGTGACGAATCTGACACATCTACTGTTGATTCGGGGCAATGGATGAACTTCCAAGCCTACGCAAATGTAACCAACTTGGTTCCAACATCTCCAACTTTTAATCTGGTGAGATCTGTTGCTCAACGTGTTCCTTCCAAGGGTGCTACCTCAAATGAAGAAAAGTGTCCCGAATTCGACTTTGAGAATATGGCTGTTAAACCATGGGAAGGGGAGAGGATTCACGAGGTGGGGATGGATGATCTCGAGCTCACGCTAGGTAATGGGAATACTCGAACTTGA